A genomic stretch from Spongiibacter nanhainus includes:
- the ntrC gene encoding nitrogen regulation protein NR(I) produces the protein MTSSTTDNAVWIADDDRSIRWVLEKALNQAGIVTRSFESGDALLSQLEHDAPDAIISDIRMPGIDGLKLLSRISEIHPGLPVIITTAHSDLDSAVASYQGGAFEYLPKPFDVDEAVATTQRALQHANKNKTVMPEEPPMETTEIIGEAPAMQEVFRAIGRLSQSNITVLINGESGTGKELVAQALHRHSPRAAKPFIALNMAAIPKDLMESELFGHEKGAFTGASAQRRGRFEQANGGTLFLDEIGDMPPDTQTRLLRVLADGEFYRVGGHTPVKVDVRIIAATHQNLEKLVQNNTFREDLFHRLNVIRIHLPKLAERREDIPRLMQHFFTKAGNELDVEPKRLRSETEEYLCQLDWPGNVRQLENTCRWLTVMASGREIHIDDLPPELLERPSGDAAPASNWQDNLRRWADQELMLGKDKLLDRAVPQFEQIMIEAALKYTHGRRRDAANLLGWGRNTLTRKIKELGMGGEDED, from the coding sequence ATGACGTCTTCTACCACCGACAACGCCGTCTGGATCGCCGACGACGACCGCTCCATTCGCTGGGTGCTTGAGAAAGCCCTCAACCAGGCCGGTATCGTTACCCGCAGTTTTGAATCCGGGGACGCTTTGCTCAGCCAACTGGAGCACGATGCTCCGGACGCCATCATCAGCGATATCCGCATGCCCGGCATTGACGGCCTCAAGCTGCTGTCGCGGATCAGCGAGATTCATCCCGGCCTGCCGGTGATCATTACCACCGCCCACTCCGACCTGGACAGCGCGGTGGCCTCTTACCAGGGTGGCGCCTTCGAGTATCTGCCCAAGCCCTTTGATGTTGACGAGGCAGTCGCCACCACCCAGCGCGCGCTGCAACACGCCAACAAGAACAAGACCGTAATGCCGGAAGAGCCGCCGATGGAAACCACCGAGATTATCGGTGAGGCCCCGGCCATGCAGGAGGTTTTCCGGGCCATTGGGCGTCTGTCCCAATCCAATATCACCGTGCTGATCAATGGCGAATCCGGCACCGGTAAGGAATTGGTAGCCCAGGCCCTGCATCGCCACAGCCCCCGGGCGGCAAAACCCTTTATCGCTCTGAATATGGCTGCCATTCCCAAAGACCTGATGGAGTCTGAGCTGTTTGGCCACGAGAAAGGCGCCTTTACCGGCGCCAGCGCCCAGCGTCGGGGGCGTTTCGAGCAGGCCAACGGCGGCACCTTGTTCCTGGACGAGATCGGCGATATGCCGCCGGACACCCAAACCCGTTTGTTGCGAGTATTGGCAGATGGCGAATTTTACCGAGTTGGCGGCCATACCCCGGTCAAAGTGGACGTGAGGATCATCGCCGCCACCCACCAAAACCTGGAAAAATTAGTACAGAACAACACCTTCCGGGAAGACTTGTTCCACCGCCTCAATGTTATTCGCATTCACCTGCCCAAGTTGGCAGAACGCCGGGAAGACATTCCCCGGTTGATGCAGCACTTCTTCACCAAGGCCGGCAACGAGCTGGATGTGGAGCCCAAACGGCTGCGCTCGGAGACGGAAGAATACCTCTGCCAACTGGACTGGCCCGGCAACGTCCGCCAATTGGAAAACACCTGCCGCTGGCTGACTGTCATGGCCTCGGGGCGGGAAATCCACATCGACGACCTGCCGCCAGAATTGCTGGAGCGCCCCAGTGGCGATGCAGCTCCCGCCTCCAACTGGCAAGACAACCTGCGCCGCTGGGCAGATCAGGAACTGATGCTGGGTAAAGACAAGCTACTGGACCGGGCAGTGCCCCAGTTTGAGCAAATCATGATTGAAGCGGCCCTGAAGTACACCCACGGCCGCCGCCGGGATGCCGCCAACTTACTGGGCTGGGGCCGCAATACGCTGACCCGCAAAATCAAGGAACTCGGTATGGGGGGTGAGGACGAAGACTGA
- the glnL gene encoding nitrogen regulation protein NR(II) — translation MPPNSIHHHILDNLKTAILLVEPNLTVSYINPAAESLLAVSDQRIHGEAITKLFHEQEDTLVKLLDAINNREAYTKRETVLTLRSGTEITVDYAVTPIAEGDRTSLIIELQPLDRLLRISREEGLLSSQQNSQALIRGIAHEVKNPLGGLRGAAQLLARELDDPKLHDYTNIIIEEADRLRNLVDTMLGPHKAPERQSTNIHEVLERVRQLIEVENEGSIQVLRDYDPSIPDIIGDREQLIQAFLNVVRNAQQALRQEPPSDEPPTIMLRSRTLRQFTIGSHRHRLVCRVDVIDNGPGIPEDLQPSIFLPMISGRAEGSGLGLSISQSILNHHKGLIECRSEPGRTEFSLFIPVERNR, via the coding sequence ATGCCACCCAATAGCATTCACCACCACATTCTCGACAACTTGAAAACGGCGATCCTGTTGGTCGAGCCGAACCTGACGGTGAGCTATATCAACCCGGCTGCAGAGTCACTATTGGCGGTATCTGACCAGCGCATCCACGGTGAAGCGATCACCAAGTTGTTCCATGAACAGGAGGACACGCTGGTCAAGCTGCTGGACGCTATCAACAATCGCGAGGCCTACACAAAACGCGAAACGGTTCTGACCCTGCGCTCCGGCACAGAAATTACCGTTGACTACGCGGTGACCCCCATCGCCGAAGGGGATCGGACCTCATTGATCATTGAGCTGCAGCCCTTGGACCGGCTGCTGAGAATCAGCCGAGAGGAAGGTTTGTTGTCATCCCAGCAGAATAGCCAGGCACTGATTCGGGGCATTGCCCACGAAGTCAAAAACCCCCTGGGGGGCTTGCGAGGTGCTGCACAGCTGCTGGCCAGGGAGCTCGACGACCCCAAGCTCCACGACTACACCAACATCATCATCGAAGAAGCCGACCGCCTACGCAACTTGGTGGATACGATGCTGGGCCCCCACAAGGCGCCGGAGCGGCAATCCACCAATATTCACGAGGTGCTGGAGCGCGTTCGCCAGTTAATCGAAGTAGAGAACGAAGGCAGTATCCAGGTATTGCGGGATTACGACCCCAGTATTCCCGACATTATCGGCGACCGGGAGCAGCTGATTCAGGCCTTCCTCAATGTGGTTCGCAATGCCCAGCAAGCGCTGCGGCAAGAGCCACCCAGTGACGAGCCACCTACAATTATGTTGCGCAGCCGCACCCTGCGCCAATTTACCATCGGCTCCCATCGCCACCGGCTGGTATGCCGGGTCGATGTGATCGACAACGGCCCTGGCATTCCCGAAGATCTGCAACCTTCTATCTTTTTGCCGATGATCAGCGGCCGCGCGGAGGGCTCAGGGCTGGGCCTATCCATATCCCAGTCCATCCTCAACCATCACAAAGGACTAATCGAATGTCGCAGCGAACCCGGACGCACTGAGTTCTCGCTGTTCATTCCCGTGGAGAGAAATCGATGA
- a CDS encoding DUF4124 domain-containing protein, which translates to MQPATIIIALLALLCTSVTASAEIYRSTDDRGNPVYSDTATPGSQEVDLQQPNTTPAVEPTPPSRPQNDDNNDSYAPRIRITQPTDGQVLPNGRLPTTVRIDSDLPLRAEHQLTLSIDGTPHTLSATTPTTHRIPLLSRGPHTLKATLKGANGKVLSSDSTHIIVHWPGG; encoded by the coding sequence ATGCAGCCAGCCACCATCATCATCGCCCTATTGGCGCTGCTGTGTACTTCAGTTACAGCCAGCGCAGAGATTTACCGCTCCACCGACGACAGGGGCAACCCGGTGTATTCCGACACCGCCACCCCAGGCAGCCAGGAAGTGGACCTGCAACAACCCAACACCACCCCTGCCGTAGAACCGACTCCCCCATCACGCCCCCAGAATGACGATAACAACGACAGCTACGCGCCGCGCATCCGCATTACTCAACCCACCGACGGTCAGGTACTGCCCAACGGTCGACTTCCCACCACCGTCAGGATAGACAGCGACCTCCCGCTACGGGCGGAACACCAGCTCACCCTCAGTATCGACGGCACCCCCCACACACTGTCAGCCACTACCCCAACAACACACCGCATCCCTCTGCTTTCCCGGGGACCCCACACCCTAAAAGCCACACTAAAGGGCGCCAACGGCAAAGTCTTAAGCAGCGACAGCACTCACATTATCGTGCACTGGCCGGGCGGATAA
- the glnA gene encoding glutamate--ammonia ligase produces MSEKTLKLIADNDVKWADLRFTDTKGKEQHVTVPASEIDAGFFEDGKMFDGSSIAGWKGINESDMILMPDDEASLLDPFTDEATVNIRCGIVEPSTMQGYNRDPRSIAQRAEDYMRSTGIADGVLFGPEPEFFIFDDVKWKVSMEGASYAIASDEAAWKSGDNFDEGNIGHRPGVKGGYFPVPPVDSLHDLRGAMCNAMTDMGLEVEVHHHEVGTAGQCEIGVGPNTAVKKADEVQVLKYCVHNVAHAYGKTATFMPKPVVGDNGSGMHVHQSLSKDGQNLFSGDAYGGLSETALFYIGGIIKHARAINAFTNASTNSYKRLVPGFEAPVMLAYSARNRSASIRIPWIPNPKARRIEVRFPDPSANPYLAFAAMLMAGLDGIQNKIHPGDAADKDLYDLPAEEAANIPTVASSLEMALDALDADRSFLTAGGVFDDDMIDGYIELKREEIERLNMTTHPVEFEMYYSV; encoded by the coding sequence ATGTCAGAGAAGACTCTGAAGTTAATCGCCGATAACGACGTGAAGTGGGCGGACCTGCGCTTCACCGACACTAAAGGTAAAGAGCAACACGTAACCGTACCCGCGAGCGAAATCGATGCTGGCTTCTTCGAAGACGGTAAGATGTTCGACGGCTCTTCCATCGCCGGCTGGAAAGGCATCAATGAGTCCGACATGATCCTGATGCCGGATGACGAGGCCTCATTGCTGGACCCCTTCACCGACGAAGCCACTGTAAACATCCGCTGCGGCATCGTTGAGCCCTCCACCATGCAGGGCTACAACCGCGACCCTCGTTCTATTGCCCAGCGCGCTGAAGATTACATGCGCTCTACCGGCATTGCCGACGGCGTACTGTTTGGCCCCGAGCCCGAGTTTTTCATTTTTGACGACGTCAAATGGAAAGTCAGCATGGAAGGCGCCAGCTACGCGATCGCCTCTGACGAAGCCGCCTGGAAATCCGGCGACAACTTTGACGAAGGCAACATCGGTCACCGTCCTGGCGTTAAAGGCGGCTACTTCCCCGTTCCCCCAGTAGACAGCCTGCACGACCTGCGTGGCGCCATGTGTAACGCCATGACCGATATGGGCCTGGAAGTGGAAGTACACCACCACGAAGTGGGTACTGCAGGCCAGTGTGAAATCGGTGTTGGCCCCAATACTGCCGTTAAGAAAGCCGACGAAGTGCAAGTACTTAAGTACTGCGTACACAACGTTGCTCACGCTTACGGCAAAACAGCCACCTTCATGCCCAAGCCTGTCGTTGGCGACAACGGTAGCGGCATGCACGTTCACCAATCTCTGAGCAAAGACGGCCAGAACCTGTTCTCTGGCGACGCCTACGGCGGCCTGTCTGAAACTGCCCTGTTCTACATCGGCGGTATCATCAAGCACGCCCGCGCTATCAACGCCTTCACCAACGCGTCTACCAACTCCTACAAGCGCCTGGTTCCCGGCTTTGAAGCACCGGTTATGCTGGCCTACTCAGCTCGTAACCGCTCGGCGTCTATCCGGATCCCCTGGATCCCCAACCCTAAAGCGCGCCGTATCGAAGTTCGCTTCCCCGACCCCTCTGCCAACCCTTACCTGGCCTTTGCGGCCATGCTGATGGCAGGCCTGGACGGCATCCAGAACAAGATCCACCCCGGCGACGCGGCAGATAAAGATCTGTACGACCTGCCCGCAGAAGAAGCTGCCAACATCCCGACTGTGGCTTCCAGCCTGGAAATGGCTCTGGACGCACTGGATGCGGACCGCAGCTTCCTGACCGCCGGCGGCGTCTTCGACGACGATATGATCGACGGCTACATCGAGCTGAAGCGCGAAGAAATTGAGCGCCTGAACATGACCACTCACCCGGTCGAGTTCGAGATGTACTACAGCGTGTAA
- the thiI gene encoding tRNA uracil 4-sulfurtransferase ThiI, which translates to MKFVVKLFPEIIIKSKPVRRKFIKQLRDNLRKLLLPIDDAIQVERDWDRITVTSDADSELLPDIVAVLSNTPGIAHIEEVADYPFDDLHDIYEKTRAAVGDSLEGKRFAVRCKRTGTHDFNSSEVERYVGGGLNQHTGAAGVDLSKPEVVVRIEVRGDRLFVVRRRYEGLGGFPIGSVDSVMSLISGGFDSTVSSYLTMKRGLRTHFVFFNLGGREHEIGVKEVALYLWLKYGASHRVKFVSVPFEDVVAEILKNVENSQMGVILKRMMLRAASQVAEAMEAPALVTGESVAQVSSQTLANLSVIDSVTNTLVLRPLITMDKQDIIHTAAKIGTEEFAANMPEYCGVISVKPTTRAKPEKIAAQEANFDFAILEQAVANAEYLNIDELADEDRSLPEVEVLPIPLAEAVILDVRHPNEVDRHPLKLANGEVQSLPFYELHQRFEQLDQSRTYQLYCDKGVMSRLHAAHLVEQGFTNVKVYRPS; encoded by the coding sequence ATGAAGTTCGTCGTCAAGCTATTCCCTGAAATCATCATCAAGAGCAAACCGGTGCGCCGGAAGTTTATCAAGCAGCTGCGGGACAACCTGCGCAAGTTGCTGCTGCCAATTGACGATGCCATACAGGTAGAGCGTGACTGGGACCGTATTACGGTAACCAGCGATGCGGACAGCGAGCTGCTGCCGGATATCGTCGCGGTGCTGAGCAATACCCCGGGCATCGCCCACATCGAAGAGGTGGCGGACTACCCCTTCGATGATCTTCACGACATCTACGAAAAAACCCGGGCAGCGGTGGGCGACAGCCTTGAGGGCAAGCGCTTTGCGGTGCGCTGTAAGCGAACCGGGACTCACGATTTCAACTCCAGTGAAGTAGAGCGTTACGTCGGCGGTGGCCTTAATCAGCATACTGGCGCCGCCGGCGTCGATCTCAGCAAGCCGGAAGTGGTGGTGCGCATTGAGGTGCGTGGAGACCGCTTGTTTGTGGTGCGGCGACGCTATGAGGGCTTGGGTGGTTTTCCCATTGGCAGCGTTGATTCAGTAATGTCGCTGATATCCGGTGGCTTTGATTCCACGGTGTCCAGCTACCTCACCATGAAGCGGGGTCTGCGCACGCACTTTGTGTTTTTTAATCTCGGCGGTCGCGAGCACGAAATTGGCGTGAAAGAGGTGGCGCTGTATTTGTGGCTCAAATATGGCGCGTCCCACCGGGTTAAGTTTGTCAGTGTGCCCTTTGAGGACGTGGTGGCGGAGATCCTTAAAAATGTAGAAAACTCCCAGATGGGGGTTATCCTCAAGCGCATGATGCTGCGAGCTGCCTCCCAGGTCGCCGAGGCAATGGAGGCGCCTGCACTGGTGACCGGTGAAAGCGTGGCTCAGGTGTCCAGTCAGACCCTGGCCAATCTTTCGGTGATCGACAGTGTGACCAATACTTTGGTGCTGCGGCCGCTTATCACCATGGACAAGCAGGATATTATCCACACCGCAGCCAAGATCGGCACAGAAGAATTTGCCGCCAATATGCCGGAATACTGCGGGGTGATCTCGGTTAAGCCAACGACTCGGGCCAAGCCAGAGAAGATCGCGGCCCAAGAGGCCAATTTCGACTTTGCGATACTGGAACAGGCGGTCGCCAATGCTGAGTACCTCAACATCGATGAGCTTGCCGACGAGGATCGCAGCTTGCCAGAGGTGGAGGTGCTGCCCATCCCGCTGGCGGAGGCGGTCATATTGGATGTTCGTCACCCTAACGAGGTGGACCGCCATCCTCTTAAATTGGCTAACGGTGAAGTTCAGTCGCTGCCTTTCTATGAGTTGCACCAACGCTTTGAGCAGCTCGACCAGAGCCGCACCTACCAACTCTACTGTGACAAGGGCGTGATGAGCCGTTTGCACGCGGCCCACCTTGTGGAGCAGGGTTTCACTAACGTAAAGGTTTATCGCCCATCATGA
- a CDS encoding acyl-CoA thioesterase: MSNDVIPLFDELIYPRWFDHDAMGHINHVQYFRYLEEARVNWIVKGKLEALSAGGKHAMVVASGGLDFRAEWRHPNPLRARAWVRRIGNTSFTLYQSLHSEDGEILVADGDMTFVWVDVDQHRPQPVSESLRKVLSKSLLSD; encoded by the coding sequence ATGAGTAACGATGTTATCCCCCTTTTTGACGAACTCATTTATCCCCGCTGGTTTGACCACGATGCCATGGGGCATATCAATCACGTGCAATACTTTCGCTACTTGGAAGAAGCGCGAGTTAACTGGATTGTAAAAGGCAAGCTCGAGGCTCTGTCCGCCGGAGGTAAGCACGCTATGGTCGTCGCTAGCGGTGGGCTGGATTTTCGCGCCGAATGGCGCCATCCCAATCCGCTGCGTGCTCGGGCCTGGGTGCGTCGCATTGGCAATACCAGTTTCACCCTTTATCAGTCGCTGCACTCGGAGGACGGGGAGATTCTGGTGGCAGATGGCGATATGACCTTTGTGTGGGTGGATGTCGACCAGCATCGACCTCAGCCTGTGTCAGAGTCCCTGCGGAAAGTGCTGTCAAAGAGCCTGTTGAGCGATTAA
- a CDS encoding sodium-dependent transporter gives MAQSPAPITWNSRLTFILAATGSAVGLGNIWKFPYITGENGGGAFVLVYLACILLIGIPVMIAEIMAGRAGRTDPAHSMAALARESKATPAWGLIGGLGMLAGLMIMMFYSVVAGWALDYVWQSITGGYGDSAESIEAHFNTLLSSDSQQLLWHTLFAAITAAVVAAGVTRGIGRAVDILMPTLLLFMVMLVVYAFVKGDFAAGMHFMFDADFSKLSGEAILVAMGHAFFTLSLGMGAIMAYGAYFPGHASIGKTVLAIAAMDTVIALMAGAAMFPLVFANDLTPGQGPGLMFVTLPIAFSQIEGGAFFGSIFFILVSIAALSSSISLIEPGVAWMEKRGLKRPIATLMLAGVAWVGGYFSIHYGAVFNALDYITANIMLPLGGLFIALFVGWVMPAQRTLYESGMAGGPAYRSWRFVLRYIAPIGILVVFINSFL, from the coding sequence ATGGCTCAGAGCCCTGCCCCGATTACCTGGAACTCACGCCTCACCTTTATTCTCGCCGCCACCGGCTCAGCCGTCGGCCTGGGCAATATATGGAAGTTTCCCTACATCACTGGCGAGAACGGCGGCGGCGCCTTTGTACTGGTCTACTTGGCCTGCATTTTGTTGATCGGTATTCCGGTGATGATTGCCGAGATCATGGCCGGCCGGGCCGGGCGCACCGATCCGGCACACTCGATGGCGGCGCTGGCACGGGAATCCAAGGCCACACCGGCTTGGGGACTTATCGGCGGGCTGGGCATGTTGGCCGGCCTGATGATTATGATGTTTTACAGCGTCGTGGCTGGTTGGGCGCTGGACTATGTGTGGCAAAGCATCACCGGCGGCTACGGCGACTCTGCAGAGAGTATCGAAGCCCACTTTAACACCCTACTGAGCAGTGACTCTCAGCAGCTGCTGTGGCATACGCTTTTTGCCGCTATCACCGCTGCCGTGGTGGCGGCCGGGGTCACCCGGGGCATTGGCCGGGCGGTGGATATTTTAATGCCCACCCTGCTGCTGTTTATGGTGATGCTGGTAGTCTACGCCTTTGTTAAAGGCGACTTTGCCGCCGGCATGCATTTTATGTTCGACGCCGATTTCAGCAAGCTCAGCGGCGAAGCCATTTTGGTAGCCATGGGCCACGCTTTCTTTACCTTGAGCCTGGGCATGGGGGCAATCATGGCCTACGGCGCTTACTTCCCCGGCCACGCCTCCATTGGTAAAACCGTGTTGGCGATCGCCGCGATGGACACCGTCATCGCCCTGATGGCGGGGGCGGCGATGTTTCCGCTGGTCTTTGCCAATGACCTCACCCCCGGGCAAGGCCCCGGGCTGATGTTTGTCACCCTGCCCATCGCCTTCTCGCAAATTGAAGGCGGCGCCTTTTTCGGTAGCATATTCTTTATTCTGGTCAGCATCGCCGCCCTGAGTTCATCAATCTCTTTGATTGAACCCGGCGTGGCCTGGATGGAAAAACGCGGTCTCAAACGCCCCATCGCCACATTGATGCTGGCCGGCGTCGCCTGGGTGGGTGGGTATTTCAGCATTCACTACGGCGCGGTCTTTAACGCGCTGGACTACATTACCGCCAATATCATGCTCCCCCTAGGTGGTTTGTTTATCGCCTTGTTTGTGGGCTGGGTGATGCCCGCCCAGCGCACACTTTACGAGAGCGGCATGGCCGGCGGCCCCGCCTACCGCAGCTGGCGCTTTGTGCTGCGCTACATTGCTCCCATCGGCATCCTGGTGGTGTTTATCAACAGCTTCCTGTAA
- the typA gene encoding translational GTPase TypA codes for MSTEINQLRNIAIIAHVDHGKTTLVDKLLSQSGTLDRRNEGAERIMDSNDQEKERGITILAKNTAIRWNDYRINIVDTPGHADFGGEVERVLSMVDSVLLLVDAVDGPMPQTRFVTQKAFERGLKPIVVVNKVDRPGARPDWVIDQVFDLFDRLGATDEQLDFPIVYASALNGVAGMEADELAEDMTPLFEMIVDKVPVPDVDVDGPLQMQVSALDYNSYVGVIGVGRISRGSMATNEQVVVVGADGKQRKGRVLTVMGYHGLERVEVDKAQAGDIVCITGVEGLNISDTLCNPAHPEALPALSVDEPTVSMTFQVNDSPFAGKEGKFITSRNIKDRLDQELIHNVALRVAQGDSPDKFKVSGRGELHLSVLIETMRREGFELGVSRPEVVQKEVDGVVQEPYELVVIDVEEQHQGAVMEELGLRRAEMTNMEPDGKGRVKLEFMAPARGLIGFRGQFLTLTSGSGIMTTVFDHYGEVKGGEMATRQNGVLVSMVKGKTLSYALYNLQDRGRLFLGHGEEIYEGQIIGLHARSNDLVVNPTKAKQLTNVRAAGTDEALTLTPPVRHTLEQALEFIEDDELVEVTPESIRLRKKLLTENERKRATK; via the coding sequence ATGTCTACTGAGATCAACCAGTTACGCAACATCGCGATTATCGCCCACGTCGACCACGGCAAGACCACTCTGGTGGATAAATTGCTTAGCCAGTCCGGCACCCTGGACCGCCGCAACGAGGGCGCCGAGCGGATTATGGACTCCAACGATCAGGAGAAAGAGCGGGGCATTACCATCCTTGCCAAAAACACCGCGATCCGTTGGAACGACTACCGCATCAATATCGTCGACACCCCAGGGCACGCCGACTTTGGCGGCGAAGTGGAGCGGGTGTTGTCGATGGTGGATTCGGTGCTGCTGCTGGTGGATGCCGTAGACGGACCGATGCCACAAACCCGTTTTGTAACTCAGAAGGCCTTTGAGCGGGGTCTCAAGCCCATCGTAGTGGTCAACAAAGTCGACCGCCCCGGTGCGCGTCCGGATTGGGTTATCGACCAGGTTTTTGACCTGTTCGATCGCTTGGGTGCCACCGACGAGCAGTTGGACTTCCCCATCGTTTACGCTTCGGCCCTGAACGGCGTGGCGGGAATGGAGGCCGACGAGCTGGCTGAGGACATGACGCCGCTGTTCGAGATGATTGTCGACAAGGTGCCGGTCCCTGATGTGGATGTCGATGGGCCGCTGCAGATGCAGGTGTCGGCACTGGACTACAACAGCTATGTGGGTGTTATCGGTGTTGGCCGGATCAGCCGGGGCAGCATGGCCACCAACGAGCAGGTGGTGGTGGTTGGTGCCGACGGCAAGCAGCGCAAGGGTCGGGTGTTGACGGTAATGGGTTACCACGGCCTGGAGCGAGTGGAAGTCGACAAGGCTCAAGCAGGGGACATTGTCTGTATTACCGGTGTTGAGGGGCTGAATATCTCCGATACCCTGTGTAATCCCGCCCACCCCGAAGCGCTGCCGGCACTGTCGGTGGACGAGCCCACCGTGAGCATGACCTTCCAGGTCAACGACTCGCCCTTTGCCGGTAAAGAGGGCAAGTTTATTACCTCCCGCAATATCAAGGACCGTTTGGATCAGGAGCTGATCCACAACGTTGCCTTGCGGGTGGCGCAGGGCGACAGCCCCGATAAATTTAAGGTGTCCGGCCGCGGTGAATTGCACCTGTCGGTATTGATCGAAACCATGCGCCGCGAAGGCTTTGAGTTGGGTGTTTCCCGCCCCGAAGTAGTACAAAAAGAAGTGGATGGCGTTGTTCAGGAGCCCTACGAGCTGGTGGTGATTGATGTTGAAGAGCAGCATCAAGGCGCCGTGATGGAAGAGCTGGGCCTGCGCCGGGCGGAAATGACCAACATGGAGCCCGACGGTAAAGGTCGCGTTAAATTAGAGTTTATGGCGCCGGCTCGGGGCCTTATCGGCTTCCGCGGCCAGTTCCTAACGTTGACCTCCGGCAGCGGCATTATGACTACAGTGTTTGACCACTACGGTGAAGTGAAGGGCGGCGAGATGGCCACCCGCCAAAATGGCGTGTTGGTATCCATGGTCAAGGGCAAGACTTTGAGTTACGCGCTTTACAACCTGCAGGATCGCGGCCGGCTGTTTCTGGGCCACGGTGAGGAAATCTACGAAGGCCAGATCATTGGTCTTCACGCCCGCTCCAACGACCTGGTGGTTAACCCGACTAAAGCCAAGCAGCTCACCAATGTCCGCGCCGCCGGTACTGACGAGGCGCTAACGCTGACGCCGCCAGTTCGCCATACCCTGGAGCAGGCCCTGGAATTTATTGAAGACGACGAGCTGGTGGAAGTGACGCCGGAAAGCATTCGTCTGCGCAAGAAACTGCTCACTGAAAACGAGCGCAAGCGCGCCACCAAGTAG
- the pip gene encoding prolyl aminopeptidase: MQSLYPDIKPYATHQIAVDAPHVLYVEESGNPDGLPVVFLHGGPGVGCNPKARCFFDPERYRIVCFDQRGSGRSTPHACLENNTTAHLIADIEVIRQQLGIERWVVFGGSWGSTLGLAYAQAHPQRAAALILRGIFLCRAQDLNWFYSEGGASRVYPDYWQDFAEGVERIGDENWIEAYHRALHDDNEVARMAAAKAWSLWEARCSTLRPSHDIEEQMTNAHVAVSMSHIETHYFINHCFLADNQLLENMDSIADIPGIIVHGRYDLLCPLDQAVAIHRLWPAAELHVIREAGHSAFEPGITDALVKASDEIADLLADEGPTY; this comes from the coding sequence ATGCAGTCGCTCTATCCCGATATCAAACCCTATGCGACCCACCAAATTGCGGTGGATGCCCCCCATGTGCTCTACGTTGAGGAAAGCGGCAACCCCGACGGCTTGCCGGTGGTGTTTCTGCACGGCGGGCCCGGTGTGGGCTGCAATCCCAAGGCGCGCTGCTTTTTCGACCCGGAGCGCTACCGTATTGTCTGCTTTGATCAGCGCGGCAGCGGCCGCTCAACGCCCCACGCCTGCTTAGAGAACAACACCACAGCGCACCTTATTGCCGATATTGAGGTGATTCGCCAGCAGCTGGGCATAGAGCGCTGGGTGGTGTTTGGGGGTTCCTGGGGTTCGACCTTGGGGCTGGCCTACGCTCAGGCTCACCCGCAGCGAGCTGCCGCGCTGATATTGCGGGGCATTTTCCTGTGCCGCGCCCAGGACTTGAACTGGTTCTACAGCGAGGGCGGTGCCAGCCGGGTTTATCCGGACTATTGGCAGGATTTTGCCGAGGGTGTGGAGCGCATTGGCGATGAAAACTGGATTGAGGCCTACCACCGGGCCCTGCACGACGATAACGAAGTCGCCCGTATGGCCGCCGCCAAAGCCTGGTCGCTGTGGGAGGCGCGCTGCAGCACGCTGCGCCCCAGTCACGATATCGAGGAACAGATGACCAATGCCCATGTGGCCGTGTCGATGTCCCACATCGAGACCCACTATTTTATCAATCACTGTTTTCTCGCCGATAACCAGTTGCTGGAGAACATGGATAGCATTGCCGATATCCCCGGTATTATTGTGCACGGTCGCTACGACTTGTTGTGTCCGTTAGATCAGGCGGTAGCCATTCATCGGCTTTGGCCCGCGGCTGAACTGCACGTTATCCGCGAGGCGGGACACTCTGCCTTTGAGCCGGGCATTACCGATGCGCTGGTCAAAGCCAGCGACGAGATCGCCGACCTGCTGGCCGATGAGGGGCCCACTTACTAG